The nucleotide window AAACGCATCCGAGTGTAAGTTATTAACTCCCATTATGGCTGTAAAATTTTTAACCCAAACTTTAAGGCAAACTAAAAAGCCAATCACCTCTTCATCTCTTCGCGTGGCTTTCAATATATTTGCGGGCAAATTCGATTAAATGCGGGCGATTGCGCAGCCCTATTTTGTGGGCTTCTTCGAGCGCCTTTTCAAATGGCAATCCGTCACGCAGGACGCGGCGAATCATCCAGAAGGCGCTGACGCGAACCGCTGCCGTACAATGAATCAATACCTTTTCGTTTTTAATTTCATCCGTGAGTCTTAAAAACGCATCAACATTTTCGTCTTTCGGCGCAAGGTAAACCACCGGGATGTTGATATAGCGAAATCCCAATTCTTTGGCTTTTGCTGCCTCTTTTTCGCTTTGATGTTCGCTCGGCGGGCGCAAATTGATGATGGTTTTGAAGCCCTCTTTTTTCAGGCTTTCGAGTTGTTCGAGGGTCGGTTGTCCGGCTGTGCAAAAAGTTTCATTGATCCGCGTAAAGGTGAAAATCGCATCGACCGTTTTGAGTTTATCGGTCTTTTCCACATAAGCCATTTTGCACAGCGAACAGGTGCCGGCTTCGGTAAAAACTTCGTCATCCTGAGAACAACCGCAAGGCGGACAAACATAAAGTTTTTTTGAGGGTTCCTGAGGATGTATCGCTTCGTTTACGAAAGGTAATTTTGAAGATGCTGATGAAACCATCAACCAGAAAAGCAATAAGCAAATGGATTTTGAAATCGGGGTCATAGCCTTCTCCTTGGCGGTAGAATCAATCGCCAGGCAATTTTATTTCCCGGCGAATTTTTCTGCGTAGCCGCTGGCTTTAAAAAATTGCTCGAAATCTTTGATGAGCAAAATATCTTTGATGGACTGGCGCTTGTTTCTGGCATTTTTATAATACGACTCGCAGATTTTATAGCCCATATAATAGCCCAAATCGGCGGGTCGGTCTTTTGCCGCCGTGCCGTTGTAAAGCCACTTTGAATAAACCTTGCCATTCATCTCTTTTCTGAAATCTTCCCAGAGTTCTTTTTCGCGCGGATTGCCATAACTGTGCAGGTGCGGGTTGATGATTTGTCCGGCAATCAGCTCACCTAAAAAATCCGCCGCGCCTTCGTTGATGGATTGCGCAAGCAAGGTGTCGGCTCGCGGGGTGTCCTGCTGAATGTGAATCAGTTCATGCGCGACAATCGCCGGCAAGGTCGCAATCGGTTTGAGAACCGCTTTCAGCCAATCGTTCAATTCATTTTCGGGCGTCGCTTTGCTGCGGCAATACATTTCCGTGCCGATGAGCAGACCGTTTTTTGAAGTGGTGCCGCCGGTGCTCAATTTGCCAATCATAAAATAGACATCGGGAAAAACGGCATCGGGATAAAGAGCTTTTAATTTCTTAAAACTCCTCCTGATTTGGTCTTTCAGGAAATTGACTTTGAGCGATTCCTGACGAATCGAGGCGTAATACTGCGGATGTTTCTCAATCGTTACCACAAAGTTTTCGATTTTACCGAGGCGCAAGACGATGAAATCTTTTACCCCTTGAGAGCCTCTGTCGTAATACTCGCGCTGGTAAATCGCTTTGCGTTTTTCAAAATCGGGTTCTTTCGCCGCCAGGTCATAAGCGCGCCAGAAATTATCTATATCCGAAGTGATGAATTGCGCTTTATCCGGGTCAAGATTGGGTTTGCTTGCAGGCGCGGGTTCCTGCTCTGAGGCAAAATCCATCGACGCAGAAAAAATAAACCACGCCGTTAGCAAAAAAGCGATTTTGGCAATTCGCATGGTGATACTCCGGGGATTGATTTATTTAGGTTTTTTCTCTATCGGTTTAGCATCCGACTTGACGGGTTCAGGTTTCGCCGGTTCGCCGGTCTTTTTTCGCAAAATATCGGCAATTTCCTTGTGTTTATTGGCATCCGCCCAATCGGCAGCGGTCTTGTTGGAAACATCTTTTACGGTCGCATCCGCGCCGGCTTCCAATAATATTTCAACCACCTCTTTTTGTCCGGTGAGCGCAGCCTGCATCAGTGGCGTGAAATTTCCCGGCGGTTTGGCGTTTACGTCCCCGCCTTTTTCGATGAGGATTTTAACCAGTTCGGTGTTGCCCATTCCTGCGGCAATATGCAGCGGCGTGATGCCGGAATTGGTTTTGGCGTTGACATTGCCGCCGTTTTCAATCGCCTGTTTTGCGCCTTCAACATCGCCGGTTTTAATGGCATTCATCAGCGGCGTGAAACCTTCGACATCTTTAATGTCGGGGTTAGGTTTTGGGGCGCTGTTGGTGTTGGCGGTTTCACTATTTTTCGAGCAGGCAGCAAACGCAAACATGAACGCAATAAGAACCATAAGAATTTTTCGTGGCATTTATCGTTTCCTCAAATAATGAAATTTGAACGATAGTGTATAGCGCAACTGAAACATCCGAGACAAGCGAAAAGACAAACTCATAAGAGGCGATTGTGACCTTCACCTTTGGCATTTACCCTGATGGACGTTGTAAAATGGCGCACTTGAAAAATTCCCCCTGACTCTGACAGCGATGATGTAGAGATTGACTATGAATATTTTAGTTTTGAATTGTGGCAGTTCAACCGTTAAGTTTCAGATTATTCCGACCGACGAAGATGTAATTGCGCGCAATGCCGATCAGCCTTTGGTGCGCGGCACGATTGAACGCATCGGCGGCGAAGCCATTATGGTTTTGCAGGTAGATAATCAAACGCCGATTCGGTTGACCGCGCCTTTGCATAATATAGGCGAAGCCGTCGGCTATATTCTGCGTTGGATTTCTTCACCGGCTTCAGGGGTTGAGGCGATAAATTCCATCGCTGATATTCATGCTGTCGGGCATCGCGTGGTTCACGGCGGCGAACGCTTTCAACAATCCGTCATCATTAATGACGAGGTTTTGCGCAGCATTGAAGATTGCATAGACCTTGCGCCGCTGCATAATCCCGCCAATATCAAAGGCATTCTGGCTGCCCGCGAACAATTCGGCACAGGGGTTCCGCAGGTTGCCGTATTTGACACCGCCTTTCATCAAACCCTGCCGGAACGCGCTTACCTGTACGCCGTGCCGTATCAACTTTATCGACGTTATAAAGTGCGTCGTTACGGCTTTCACGGAACCTCGCATCGCTATGTCGCGCAACGTTACCGGCAAATGCTCGACCTCAAACGCGATGAAACCAACATCATCACTTTGCATTTGGGCAACGGTTGCTCGGCGGCAGCGATTCGCGCCGGCGATTCGATAGATACGTCGATGGGCTTTACGCCGCTTGAAGGGTTAGTGATGGGCACACGTTCGGGCGACATTGACCCTTCGATAGTTGAATTCATCGGCGCGAAAGAAGGGTTGAACGCCCGCGAAGTTGAAAACCTGCTCAATAAACAATCGGGGTTGCTTGGCATTTCGGGACTCACGAACGATATGCGAGAACTTTTGGATGAAGCGCACGAGAACAACGACCGACGGGCGCAACTGGCGATTGATATTTTTACCTATCGGGCGCGCAAATATATCGGCGCATATCTGGCGGCAATGGGTGGCGCGGATGCGGTGGTGTTTACCGGCGGCATCGGCGCAAATTCGGCAGAGGTTCGCGCGCGTATTTGTGAAGGCTTGCACTGGCTTGGGCTTGACCTCGACGATAAGCGGAACATCGAACACATTGGCGGGCGCGAAGGTTTAATCAGTAAAAAGAGTTCAAAGCTGAAAGCCTATGTCATCCCGACCGACGAAGAATTGATGATTGCCCGCGATACCTATCGTTGTGTCAGTAAAGAACGCTCAAGCAAGTAGGATTAATTACAGTGGAAACTAAATTTCTTGAGGTTCAGAGTAACGCATTTATGCGTGAATCGCTCTTCTCTCACGCCTGAAGGCGTTACTCTGAACTCTGAAAAATATCAACTAACTTAGGTTCCAATGTACTAACTTAGTTTCCAAGGTATTGAATGCAAACTGAAAATATTTTGATTTCGTTGAGAGTTGGTTAAAGCGCGCCGTCGGGCGCAAACAGTCTGACAGGAGGATCAAAATTTCGTAAAATCTTTCGCCTCAAAATTGCGCTAAGGCTAATCCACGCCCCGGACCTTCATGGACAACTTGCCAGTTTCGAGCCTGCGCGCGAAGCTCATCTAAACGCCTCTGGCAATCTTCGTCACTCACGTTTGCCCATAAAACCCAAACGCGCTCTCCCAGTGGCGGATTCTGCTCTCTGGTTTTAAGAATAATGTTCTCGACGGGCAGAGGGTCAGGCAAACTCCTGACCTGCCCGACAGCGCATGGTTCGACCCAAATGGTGTTTGCCATCTCAGGTTTGATTAATGGCAAAAGCACGCGGAGATTCTCGCGCGGCTCCTCTCCGATAAATCGAACATATCTATGGACTGAATAAACGGCAATGACCGCAATAGAGGCATAAATGAAAATTTGCGCCGCTCTGTGTTTGTTCCATGAACTATGGAGCAATAACACCCCTTCGAGAGCTAAAACCTGTAAATGCACTTGCGCAAATAGCAATAGCCGTCCGGCACAGATTGGGTAGTTTACCAGTAGGCTTGCGAGGATGATGCCTGATAATAACGCCAGCGCCCCAAGGCTTCTCGACCCCCAGTGAGCATCGTCAGGCGCAGCAGTCTTCCATCGGCTTAAAACCCGATATAAGCCGAGAATTTGCAGCGGCACAATTGCCGCCAATACCAACGGCTGTAAACGACCGCTATGCCAACCCCAAAAGAAATCACCCAACAATCGCAAACTACTGCCGATGCCGTCCCGCAGTTGTGCGTGCAGAATACATTTGTCCCAGTATAAGTAATAAGCGGCGCTGTCTTTGAAATTAAATTGATAATCGGTTATGTAGATACTGATAAAACCGAGCGCGATGAATCCCAAGAAAATAGATACGGCTTTCCCAGACAGTTTCCAGCGCCGTTGACCTGACGGTCGCAGATACCACCCCAAGACGCGAGCCAGTAAAACCAGCGGATAGGTATAAGAAAAAAAGCCAGGGCAGGTCAGTAAAATGAGTTTCGTTTTATTGCTACCCTGCGACAATCCGGATTCATAAAAATGGTCCGAGAGAAGAAATGGAATCAAGGCAACCAGAACATCAAGTGAATACGGTTTGAGTTCAATAGCTTGCTCGAGCCAGAAGAATGAGCCGATTAATAAAGACCCGGCTAGCAGATTAGTTGACCGGAGAGCGCCACAACGTTTCGCCAAAAGCCGCGCCCAAAACATCGTAGCGGTGATAAAGAACAGTGACGGCAGGAGTCGCAGCGCCCATATCCGATAACCGAGCAATTCTCGTAGTCCGGCTATGACGGATAAATAAAGACGTGGAAAATAAAGCCCTTTGGGTAAGCGGGAAAATATGGATTGCAGTGACGGCTCGCGCAACTCAACCGCAATCCAGGCTTCGTCGAGCCAGAAGGACGGAGCCTGCGCAAAACGAATGATGCAGACTAGAATAACCAAAGCCGCTGCAAACCACACAAAAAGACGACTGTAGACCATTCGCCTGGCAGACCATAGATGCGCTTTTTCCAATTAAATAGTTTTCCTTTCAGAGCGTGTTTTGAAATTAACCTGAAGTTGTTGGCTTCAAGCGTTTGAGCATTAAATGAATCATCGCCAAGTAAACATAGGCCTCCGAGCTTTCTGTCCGTGCTTCATAATCTTTGCTCAGACGCCGACAGCGACTGATCCACGCCAGACTGCGTTCCACAACCCAACGACGTGGCAAGACCTCGAAACCAGCAACCTCCTCACGGCGGCGGATAATTTCCAGTACGCACCGCACTTGCTCTTTGACCCATTCGACCAATTGGCCGCCGTAGGCAGAATCCGCCCAGATTAAGCGCAGGCGGGTGAAGCGCTCGCGCACTTTGGCCAACACCAACCTCGCGCCATCACGGTCTTGGATGGCGGCGCTATGCACGACCACCAGCAGCAACAAACCGATGGTGTCGACGAGAATATGGCGTTTGCGCCCGTTGATCTTTTTGCCGCCATCGAAGGTGAGAGGTTGCGCCACTGGCAGCCGGTATGGAGTAAATAGAAAATGGCATTCATCACGTCACGCAAATCCACCTTGCGTTTGCGACCACGAGTCGCAGGAAGTGGTAACATCGGTTTAAGCAGTGGAAACTGCTCATCGGTGAGAGCAGTTCGATACGGTATTTTGTTCATCGCAATAACAGTTTACCTGTCGTTGCTGATTCTCACCCAATTTCAAAACACGCTCTTACTTTAGTTATGCTTACCACAGAGTGAGTTGGAAATGTTTACCGTAATATTCTCAATTCAATAGATATTGAGGCAATCGAGATGCCATAGTTGATGTAGCGGTTTGATAATAAAAACGGATGATTGCATACGCTAAAAATACCTGGATATTTCTAAACAAAGTAATAATTACAATGTTGTAGCGTAAAAATTTCCATGTATTTAAGTTTGTTATTTGACCTCCAATTTCGGAGGCAGGAAAAGAACATGAAAATTTATTGTTATTCCAGCAGTTTGCTTTTATCGCCGGGCATCAAAGCCTGGCGATAAACCCAGAGCGGTGCCTGTCCGATTGAAAGCAAACGGTCATGAAATTCCTGCAATGAATAATCCTGTTTGTGAAAGCGCCGGTAATCTTCGCGCAATTTCAAAATCATGAGTTTTCCAACCGTGTAAACCAGATAAGTCGGGTCAAAAGTTCCGCGCTCGGCTTCAAGGCGCGCAGGCGTTTCACCCATAAAGGCATGCTCCATAAAAAAGCGCGTGCCGTCTTCAATCTTCATACCTTCGGTGTGCAGGCGTATGCCGACCACGAATCGACAAAGCCTCAAAAGGGCATCCGCGAGTTGTCCGAGTTTGATTTTCGGGTCGCCATTGCCGAAACCCTCTTCAAGCATCATCTGTTCGGTATAATGCGCCCAGCCTTCAACAAAACTTGCGGGCGCAAACGCCGCAGTCTTGCGCACTTTCGATTGCACCCGCGAAAGATAAACGCCTTGCAGGTAATGACCGGGATAGGCTTCGTGAATCGACGTTGACCACAACTGCGGGTAGTTGATGGAGCCGAGATATTCTTCCTGCTGTTTTTCCGTCCATTTCGGGTCAACGTCGGTGATGAGGTAACGGGATGTGAGAGCGCGCGCTTCAAAGGCTCCGGGCGTCCACATACTCGCGGTTGACCAGCGCATAAAATCGGGAGTCGCAGACACTACAGGCGGCACAGCTTGCGGTATGGTGACAAGCTGTTTTTCTTCAATGAATTTTTTCAAGGTGTCGAGTTGCTTCTGCGCTTCGTCAACCAAGGTTCCGGCTTTCGGATGTTCTCGCTGAACGTCAGCCCAGACCAGTAGAGGGTCGAGTTTGGGGTTGATTTTGGCGCATACCTGGCGGAACTCATCTTGGGTTTTGCGAAGTTCGCGGTAAGCGATTTTGAGCAAGGTATCAACCGCGATGTCGATGCCTTCTTCGTAACGCAGCTTGGCTTCAAAATTGGCTTTGCCAATCGCAAACGCAACCGTGCTGTCCGCTTTGGTTTTTTCGAGATGTTTGATATAGCGACTAATCGCCTCGCTTGCGGTCTTCGTCGATTTTTTAAATTCGCTTTGTAACTTTGCATCCTTTACCGTAGCGAAGGCTTGCGGCAAATCGTTTTGGATGAAATCGTTGGTGCCTTTGAAATTTTCAATTGCCACTTTTAAAAAGACTGCTGGAATGCCATTGATGTTGGCGCGCGCCGCGTCGATTAATTCAGGAATCAACTTCTCTTTGGCGATGAGGTGACGTAGTCGCGAATCGGCAGGCGCGTATTCATACATGGCGATTTGCAGAAGCGAGTTGGAAATCGTGTCGCAATAAATTGACGGATTGCGTTTAAAGGATTGAATCTGTTCCAACTCCAGAAGCCGGGCTTTCATATTCGAGGCGAGGATTTGATAATCGAAAAGATCGGAACTTGAGAGTTGCAACGGTGGAATTTTGGCAAGCCGTTCCTGAAATTTTTTAATTGCGGAAACCTCGGCATTGATACCTGTATAACTATAATCTTCCAGCCCGCCGTCCCAGGCGTGAATACCACTTGCTGCCGCCAGGGCAGGATGTCGCGAATGCAAATCGCTTAAATACTCATCGACGAATTTTGGGAAATCGGCTGCTGCCATCGCCGTCTTATCTTCGGTCTTTTGTGCGAGTGTAACTGTAGGAGCAAAATTGCCAACCCCTAAGATGATGACAACGAGAATTTCAAAAAGCCTGTAAACACGGGCTTTTTTCTTCATTCTCGCTGAATCAGCGTTTAAGTCAAGACTCTGTTGGTAGATGTTCTTCAGGTTTCGGTTAGTCGTTCGTAAAATCCACGTCGGTTTTTCTATCACCTTAAAATCATATCCTTCGGATTTATATTAAACTGCGTGAGGCATTGGAACAATCAGACGAACTAACGAATCCAGGTTGCGAGTAGCCGAGCGCGCTGAAGAGGCAAAGGAAATCAGGCAACGGATATTTGCTGTAATGCGCAATTGCCAATGCCCCAAAGGGGCAAAGGAAATTAGCCTGTGGCGCAGCCGCTGGCTAATTTCCGCTACGCCTCCGGCGCAGTTCAATGAACGAGCAACCTGGATTGACTAATGTTTCAAACTTCCAATAATTCTTTGGCGCGATGCGTGGCTTTGACGACCGCTTTAATCAAAGTGACGCGCAACCCGCCTTCTTCGAGTTCCAGGATGCCGTCAATCGTACAGCCTGCGGGGGTGGTCACGGTGTCTTTTAATTTTGCCGGATGTTCGGCGGTTTCCAGAACCATCGACCCCGCGCCGACCACGGTTTGCGCCGCAAGCTCTGTCGCGACATCACGCGGCAGACCGACCTTGACACCGGCTTCGGCTAAGGATTCGATGATGATGTAAATGAACGCCGGACCCGATGCTGAAAGCCCGGTTATTGCATCCATATGTTTTTCGTCGGCAACCACGCAACGACCCACCGAAGCGAAGATGAATTTCGCCAGCGCCGTGTGGTCTTTGCTCGTGTGGGTGCCGGGGGCAATACCCGTCATGCCTTTGTTGATTTGCGATGCAGTATTTGGCATCGCGCGAATGACCGGCACATCGGCGGCGATATGCTTTTCAATAAACGCGATGCTCACCGATGCGGCTACCGAAATGAGTAATTGCGAAGGTTTCAGTTTATCGCCAATCTCTGTGAGCACGGTGGGTACGGTCTGCGGTTTGACACTCAGTAAAATGATGTCGGCGTCGCTTACGGCTTCGACATTTGAGAGGGTGCCGCGAATATTGAACCGTTCTTTTAACTGTTCAAGTCGTGGCAGGTGAGCAGCCGTGACGGTAACGTTTGCGACATCAATCACACCGGCTTCAAGCAACCCTTTAATTAAGGTCTCTCCGAGTTTGCCCGCCCCAAGCACTGCCAGCTTTTTCTCTTTTAACATAAATCACACTCCAAAATTGTCCGGGGAATAAACCTGAATCATAGCAAGACGGATGCTGCGGATAAAAGCTATAACCGCAAATCAGGCACATGGCGGGGTGCGATTAAAAGTATGATTTTTTTTTGGAGTGCGGCGACTGGTCGCCGCTTTGGCGTAAGTGCTCTGGCAATAATGGCATCCAATCAGCAGGCATACAGCTAATGAAAAGCGATGACAAGTCATCGCACTCCAAAGCCAATCCCAGTTTTATGCACCACCATCTATTACCGCAAATCAGGCACATGGCTTGCACATCTCGGAACTTCGATTCCGCAAATCTGTAACCCGGGTTTGAGTTGAGGAGAATCCCCCGTTTTTTGGGGAAGATTCACCAATCAACGCCGTTGGAGAGGGAGATGAGCAACGACTCGATTGACCGCAGAGATTTTATCAAGTTGACCACCGCCGCCATGCTGGCGGTTTTTAGTGAAGAGGAATTATTGGCAAGCGGACTCTATCAGACCCCGCAGATAGCGGGCGCGCCGGTAAAAATCGGCGTCATCGGTATCGGGCAATGGGGCAAAGAAGTTTTAGCGACTCTGGCGCGTTTGCCAGCCGCTCAGGTCACGGCGATTTGCGACACTTATGAAGCTTATTTGAAACGTGGACTGGAGATTGCGCCGAAAGCGGGGTCTTTTTCCGATTATCGAAAAGTGCTGGAATCATCGGATGTCGAAGCCGTGGTCATTTGCACCCCTTCACATCAACATAAAGAGATTGCGCTTGCAGCCCTGCAAGCCGGAAAGCACGTCTATTGCGAAGCGCCTCTCGCAAGCACCATCGAAGACGCAAAAGCGATTGCGCTTGTGGCTTCGCAATCCAGCAAACAGATTTTCCAAGCCGGACTGCAAGGGCGCTCGAATGCGCTCTACAACCACGTTTTGCAATTCGTCAAATCGGGGGTGCTCGGAACCCCTGCGCAGGTGGTCGCGCAGTGGAATAAGAAACTCAGTTGGCGACGCGCAGCGCCGACGCCCGAACGCGAACGCGAATTGAACTGGCGACTTTATAAAACGAGTTCGGCGGGACTTGCAGGCGAAATCGGCGTTCATCAACTCGATTTGGTGAACTGGTATTTAAAAGGCTTGCCAACCGCTGTTGGTGGTTTTGGTTCGATTATCAATTGGAAAGATGAACGCGAAACTCCCGATACCGTTCAAGGTTTTCTCGAATATCCCAACAACGTGAAATTGATGTTGACCATGACGCTGGTGAGTTCATTCAGCGAATCCTTCACGCTTTTTCAAGGCAGCAACGCCAGTTTAATGATGCGCG belongs to Acidobacteriota bacterium and includes:
- a CDS encoding DUF885 domain-containing protein gives rise to the protein MKKKARVYRLFEILVVIILGVGNFAPTVTLAQKTEDKTAMAAADFPKFVDEYLSDLHSRHPALAAASGIHAWDGGLEDYSYTGINAEVSAIKKFQERLAKIPPLQLSSSDLFDYQILASNMKARLLELEQIQSFKRNPSIYCDTISNSLLQIAMYEYAPADSRLRHLIAKEKLIPELIDAARANINGIPAVFLKVAIENFKGTNDFIQNDLPQAFATVKDAKLQSEFKKSTKTASEAISRYIKHLEKTKADSTVAFAIGKANFEAKLRYEEGIDIAVDTLLKIAYRELRKTQDEFRQVCAKINPKLDPLLVWADVQREHPKAGTLVDEAQKQLDTLKKFIEEKQLVTIPQAVPPVVSATPDFMRWSTASMWTPGAFEARALTSRYLITDVDPKWTEKQQEEYLGSINYPQLWSTSIHEAYPGHYLQGVYLSRVQSKVRKTAAFAPASFVEGWAHYTEQMMLEEGFGNGDPKIKLGQLADALLRLCRFVVGIRLHTEGMKIEDGTRFFMEHAFMGETPARLEAERGTFDPTYLVYTVGKLMILKLREDYRRFHKQDYSLQEFHDRLLSIGQAPLWVYRQALMPGDKSKLLE
- a CDS encoding Gfo/Idh/MocA family oxidoreductase, producing MSNDSIDRRDFIKLTTAAMLAVFSEEELLASGLYQTPQIAGAPVKIGVIGIGQWGKEVLATLARLPAAQVTAICDTYEAYLKRGLEIAPKAGSFSDYRKVLESSDVEAVVICTPSHQHKEIALAALQAGKHVYCEAPLASTIEDAKAIALVASQSSKQIFQAGLQGRSNALYNHVLQFVKSGVLGTPAQVVAQWNKKLSWRRAAPTPERERELNWRLYKTSSAGLAGEIGVHQLDLVNWYLKGLPTAVGGFGSIINWKDERETPDTVQGFLEYPNNVKLMLTMTLVSSFSESFTLFQGSNASLMMREKRGWMMKEADSPLLGWEVYAKKEEVHNESTICMVADATKLLEAGKEPGKEGALEPTQTAIYRAFENFARSIRENQKLACGAMEAYQATVLAIKTNEAILAGNRLVLDKSLFELK
- the proC gene encoding pyrroline-5-carboxylate reductase; the protein is MLKEKKLAVLGAGKLGETLIKGLLEAGVIDVANVTVTAAHLPRLEQLKERFNIRGTLSNVEAVSDADIILLSVKPQTVPTVLTEIGDKLKPSQLLISVAASVSIAFIEKHIAADVPVIRAMPNTASQINKGMTGIAPGTHTSKDHTALAKFIFASVGRCVVADEKHMDAITGLSASGPAFIYIIIESLAEAGVKVGLPRDVATELAAQTVVGAGSMVLETAEHPAKLKDTVTTPAGCTIDGILELEEGGLRVTLIKAVVKATHRAKELLEV
- a CDS encoding acetate kinase, which gives rise to MNILVLNCGSSTVKFQIIPTDEDVIARNADQPLVRGTIERIGGEAIMVLQVDNQTPIRLTAPLHNIGEAVGYILRWISSPASGVEAINSIADIHAVGHRVVHGGERFQQSVIINDEVLRSIEDCIDLAPLHNPANIKGILAAREQFGTGVPQVAVFDTAFHQTLPERAYLYAVPYQLYRRYKVRRYGFHGTSHRYVAQRYRQMLDLKRDETNIITLHLGNGCSAAAIRAGDSIDTSMGFTPLEGLVMGTRSGDIDPSIVEFIGAKEGLNAREVENLLNKQSGLLGISGLTNDMRELLDEAHENNDRRAQLAIDIFTYRARKYIGAYLAAMGGADAVVFTGGIGANSAEVRARICEGLHWLGLDLDDKRNIEHIGGREGLISKKSSKLKAYVIPTDEELMIARDTYRCVSKERSSK
- a CDS encoding ankyrin repeat domain-containing protein; its protein translation is MPRKILMVLIAFMFAFAACSKNSETANTNSAPKPNPDIKDVEGFTPLMNAIKTGDVEGAKQAIENGGNVNAKTNSGITPLHIAAGMGNTELVKILIEKGGDVNAKPPGNFTPLMQAALTGQKEVVEILLEAGADATVKDVSNKTAADWADANKHKEIADILRKKTGEPAKPEPVKSDAKPIEKKPK
- a CDS encoding DUF2268 domain-containing putative Zn-dependent protease (predicted Zn-dependent protease with a strongly conserved HExxH motif), yielding MRIAKIAFLLTAWFIFSASMDFASEQEPAPASKPNLDPDKAQFITSDIDNFWRAYDLAAKEPDFEKRKAIYQREYYDRGSQGVKDFIVLRLGKIENFVVTIEKHPQYYASIRQESLKVNFLKDQIRRSFKKLKALYPDAVFPDVYFMIGKLSTGGTTSKNGLLIGTEMYCRSKATPENELNDWLKAVLKPIATLPAIVAHELIHIQQDTPRADTLLAQSINEGAADFLGELIAGQIINPHLHSYGNPREKELWEDFRKEMNGKVYSKWLYNGTAAKDRPADLGYYMGYKICESYYKNARNKRQSIKDILLIKDFEQFFKASGYAEKFAGK
- a CDS encoding protein tyrosine phosphatase family protein — protein: MTPISKSICLLLFWLMVSSASSKLPFVNEAIHPQEPSKKLYVCPPCGCSQDDEVFTEAGTCSLCKMAYVEKTDKLKTVDAIFTFTRINETFCTAGQPTLEQLESLKKEGFKTIINLRPPSEHQSEKEAAKAKELGFRYINIPVVYLAPKDENVDAFLRLTDEIKNEKVLIHCTAAVRVSAFWMIRRVLRDGLPFEKALEEAHKIGLRNRPHLIEFARKYIESHAKR